A region of uncultured Desulfobacter sp. DNA encodes the following proteins:
- the nuoB gene encoding NADH-quinone oxidoreductase subunit NuoB — translation MLSVLKNRFEQGYRTNRYPEEPVKVFPRYRGRPVIQNNISRQTLEACAASCPQDAIDVQNQKIDMGRCIFCGTCENTSNGQIKFTNDYEISTSQRADLITSGDLPALAQHAKQHFKKLFGRSLQLRQVSAAGCNACEADLNVLATPFFDLARFGINFVASPRHADGIVVTGPISRNMKTALLQTYEATPSPKVVIAVGSCTISGGPFTGSPEITEGLDKILPVDLFIPGCPPHPMTNLHALLSFFK, via the coding sequence ATGCTTAGTGTACTGAAAAACAGATTTGAACAAGGATACCGAACCAACAGGTATCCCGAAGAACCAGTCAAAGTGTTTCCCCGCTACCGAGGCAGACCGGTCATCCAGAATAATATTTCCAGGCAGACCCTTGAAGCCTGTGCCGCATCCTGTCCCCAGGATGCCATAGATGTGCAGAATCAAAAGATTGACATGGGCCGGTGCATTTTCTGCGGGACTTGCGAAAATACCTCCAACGGCCAGATCAAGTTTACCAATGATTATGAAATTTCAACATCACAACGGGCAGACCTTATAACCTCAGGTGATCTTCCGGCCCTGGCCCAGCACGCCAAGCAGCATTTTAAAAAGTTGTTTGGACGCTCCCTGCAATTGCGCCAGGTATCAGCGGCCGGCTGCAATGCCTGCGAGGCAGATTTGAACGTACTGGCCACCCCGTTTTTTGACCTGGCCAGGTTTGGGATAAACTTTGTCGCCTCCCCCCGCCATGCCGACGGGATTGTGGTTACAGGCCCGATATCCAGGAACATGAAAACGGCTCTACTCCAGACCTATGAGGCCACACCATCTCCCAAGGTGGTCATTGCCGTGGGATCATGCACCATCAGCGGCGGTCCTTTCACCGGAAGCCCCGAAATCACCGAGGGGCTGGACAAGATCCTGCCGGTGGACCTGTTTATTCCGGGGTGCCCGCCCCATCCCATGACCAACCTTCACGCACTGCTTTCGTTTTTCAAGTAA
- a CDS encoding NADH-quinone oxidoreductase subunit C, producing the protein MSNAFLQISNAKKISRESIPHLNFDDFRRQALDMVTNGGKVVHYFAYPDKGKLKLLAVLRTKELFVAGCDVPDPYPSFTRICEPFHLFEREMAEQFGIHPQGHPWLKMVRYHQNYTEDAPDVFGNDYSQDIPGNYKYYQVQGEEIHEVAVGPVHAGVIEPGHFRFNCIGERVLHLEIQLGYQHRGIEKQLLTVPAKRLPILAENIAGDTTIGHSLCMAQNFEALTGIEPDPGAQVIRTVALELERLANHIGDLGALSGDVAFLPPANYFGRIRGDFLNLSLLICGNRFGKGLVRPGGVRFSLSNDIRRVLNDRLIELRPEVTHALELLFNAVTVRARFEGCGAVSHEDAEYLGLVGPAGRASGMAYDVRRCFPTEHYSHLGIPENKKGTGDVYARARVRYDEVHQSLQIVESLAAIPVETSLVSEGIIANSLPASSFSVALNEGWRGEVSHAVLTDENGKILRYKIKDPSFHNWNGLAMALRDTGISDFPLNNKSFNLSYCGFDL; encoded by the coding sequence ATGAGCAACGCTTTTTTACAAATATCAAACGCCAAAAAAATCTCCAGGGAGTCTATTCCCCACCTGAATTTTGACGATTTCCGCAGGCAGGCCCTGGATATGGTGACCAACGGCGGAAAAGTTGTCCACTATTTTGCATATCCGGACAAGGGTAAGCTTAAACTTCTGGCGGTGTTGCGCACCAAGGAGCTTTTCGTGGCCGGTTGTGATGTGCCGGATCCCTATCCGTCCTTCACCAGAATCTGCGAACCCTTTCATCTGTTTGAAAGGGAAATGGCCGAGCAGTTCGGTATCCATCCCCAGGGACATCCCTGGCTGAAAATGGTTCGCTATCATCAAAATTACACAGAAGATGCGCCTGATGTATTCGGCAACGATTATTCACAGGATATTCCGGGAAACTATAAATATTACCAGGTTCAAGGTGAAGAGATCCACGAAGTGGCTGTGGGGCCGGTCCATGCCGGGGTAATTGAGCCGGGCCATTTCAGGTTTAACTGTATCGGGGAACGTGTTCTTCACCTGGAAATTCAGCTTGGTTACCAGCACCGGGGCATTGAAAAACAGCTTTTAACTGTTCCGGCCAAACGGCTCCCCATTTTGGCGGAAAACATTGCAGGTGATACAACCATCGGTCACAGCCTGTGCATGGCCCAGAATTTTGAAGCATTGACCGGTATTGAACCGGATCCGGGAGCTCAGGTTATCCGTACCGTTGCTTTGGAGCTAGAGCGTCTGGCCAACCACATTGGAGATCTGGGAGCACTCAGCGGCGACGTGGCCTTTCTGCCTCCGGCCAACTATTTTGGCCGAATCAGAGGCGATTTTCTCAACCTCTCTCTGCTGATTTGCGGCAACCGGTTCGGAAAAGGTCTGGTCAGGCCCGGAGGAGTCCGGTTTTCCCTGTCCAATGATATCAGAAGAGTACTCAATGACAGACTGATAGAGCTTCGGCCCGAAGTGACACATGCCCTGGAACTTTTATTCAACGCAGTCACCGTCCGTGCCCGATTTGAAGGCTGTGGCGCTGTCAGCCACGAAGATGCAGAGTATCTGGGTCTGGTGGGGCCGGCCGGCCGGGCCAGCGGAATGGCCTATGACGTGAGACGGTGTTTCCCCACGGAACATTATTCGCATCTGGGCATCCCTGAAAATAAAAAAGGTACCGGTGACGTTTATGCCCGGGCCCGGGTCAGATATGACGAGGTCCACCAGTCCCTTCAGATTGTTGAATCCCTGGCGGCCATCCCCGTGGAAACCAGCCTTGTAAGCGAGGGCATAATAGCCAATTCATTGCCGGCTTCAAGCTTTTCCGTGGCCTTGAATGAGGGGTGGCGGGGGGAAGTGTCCCATGCTGTCCTGACCGATGAAAACGGAAAAATTCTACGGTACAAAATTAAGGATCCTTCTTTTCACAACTGGAACGGACTGGCCATGGCGTTAAGGGACACCGGAATCTCGGATTTTCCCCTGAACAATAAGAGTTTCAATCTATCCTATTGCGGATTTGATCTTTAG
- a CDS encoding proton-conducting transporter membrane subunit, whose product MVELVFAIPFIAGLIAFFLPKFLGRLLLVLIGATHLTLSFRLWKNHPPAYFDQYFAVTPEGMLSLLVISLLFFLISIYTVGYLKESEIPAENLFTGCMLVFLATMSMVTLSDHIMVMWIAIEATTLASAPLIYTHRSAASLEATWKYALICSVGIAMALLGSVLVAFSMGQANAGTPLSFSALAGVAKTLDPVWLKAGFVFILVGYGTKMGLAPMHTWLPDAHSEAPSPASALLSGVLLNCAYLGIFKTNKIMVAAGLQDFSGGILMVFGLLSILAAATFILKQNEYKRMLAYSSIENMGIIAFGTGVGGLGVYGAVICMIHHSLIKSSLFLSSGNILLGYGNRLIKNTGNLVKGMPRTFVAFFAGFAGIAGFPPFGLFIGEVCIIVAAFRAGFHAAVTVFILSLCVIFAGFSNQIMKISFEECDTEIKIKERAGMVWPQYLLLLTSLILCFFIPDSLNQTISDAVTAIGGGLR is encoded by the coding sequence ATGGTTGAATTAGTCTTTGCAATCCCTTTTATAGCCGGTCTTATAGCATTTTTTTTGCCGAAATTTCTTGGCCGGCTCCTGCTGGTGCTGATTGGAGCAACTCATCTGACGCTTTCGTTCAGGTTGTGGAAAAATCACCCCCCGGCATATTTTGATCAATACTTTGCGGTGACACCCGAAGGCATGCTTTCACTCCTGGTGATCTCCCTGCTCTTCTTTTTGATCTCCATTTACACCGTGGGCTACCTCAAAGAGAGCGAAATTCCGGCAGAAAACCTTTTTACCGGCTGCATGCTGGTATTCCTGGCCACCATGAGCATGGTCACTTTGTCCGACCATATCATGGTCATGTGGATCGCCATTGAGGCCACCACCCTGGCAAGCGCCCCTTTGATTTACACCCATCGCTCCGCCGCCTCCCTTGAGGCCACCTGGAAGTATGCTCTCATCTGCTCGGTGGGTATTGCCATGGCCCTTCTGGGGTCAGTTCTGGTGGCTTTTTCCATGGGTCAGGCAAACGCTGGCACCCCGCTCTCTTTTTCCGCCCTGGCCGGGGTGGCCAAAACCCTTGACCCTGTTTGGCTTAAAGCCGGATTTGTCTTTATTCTGGTGGGATACGGCACAAAGATGGGACTTGCGCCCATGCATACCTGGCTGCCCGACGCCCACAGTGAAGCCCCAAGCCCCGCATCAGCCCTCTTGTCCGGGGTACTTTTGAACTGCGCTTATCTGGGGATCTTTAAAACCAATAAAATAATGGTTGCCGCAGGGCTTCAGGATTTTTCAGGCGGCATTCTCATGGTCTTCGGGCTGTTATCCATTCTGGCTGCGGCCACCTTTATCCTCAAACAAAACGAATACAAACGGATGCTGGCTTACTCCAGTATCGAGAATATGGGAATCATCGCATTTGGTACCGGTGTGGGCGGCCTGGGGGTATACGGTGCTGTCATCTGCATGATCCACCACAGCCTGATCAAGTCCTCTTTGTTTCTCTCCTCGGGAAATATTCTCCTGGGATACGGGAATCGTCTGATCAAGAATACCGGAAACCTGGTTAAGGGCATGCCCCGGACCTTTGTGGCCTTTTTTGCCGGATTCGCCGGGATTGCCGGTTTTCCGCCCTTCGGCCTTTTTATCGGGGAGGTTTGCATTATTGTTGCAGCCTTCAGGGCCGGCTTCCACGCTGCCGTCACTGTCTTCATACTGAGCCTGTGCGTTATTTTTGCAGGGTTTTCCAACCAGATCATGAAAATTTCCTTTGAAGAGTGCGACACTGAGATCAAAATTAAAGAAAGGGCCGGCATGGTGTGGCCCCAGTATCTATTACTCCTGACTTCACTGATCTTATGTTTTTTTATCCCGGATTCATTGAATCAAACCATATCCGATGCAGTAACAGCCATTGGCGGAGGACTTAGATGA
- a CDS encoding NADH-quinone oxidoreductase subunit K translates to MIFNPVDLILSFVLLSVLFSFGAERVLILLKLLGFQGVVVSIIPFFIGHHMSTSGTVFTLATLVIRGIIIPLSIFVAIRKGAIRRVVEPIVGYHASILCGLAVIIGATYISGRLDIGAVSGFKLLEPTAIALLVTGMFLLIARRNAIAMVIGYIMMENGITLFGAGLSVGTRHIVEFGILLDVLAGVMIMAVILRNIKQTFDDVDTALLRTLKD, encoded by the coding sequence ATGATTTTCAATCCGGTTGATTTAATTCTATCCTTTGTGCTGCTGTCGGTGTTGTTTTCATTCGGCGCCGAACGGGTGCTGATACTGTTAAAGCTGTTGGGATTCCAGGGTGTTGTCGTCTCCATAATCCCCTTTTTTATCGGTCATCATATGAGTACCAGCGGCACGGTATTTACCCTGGCCACCCTGGTCATTCGAGGGATCATTATTCCTTTAAGTATTTTTGTGGCCATCAGAAAGGGAGCCATCCGCAGAGTGGTTGAGCCCATTGTCGGGTACCATGCCTCCATTTTGTGCGGCCTGGCTGTGATCATCGGTGCCACCTATATTTCCGGACGCCTGGACATCGGTGCCGTGAGCGGGTTTAAGCTGCTGGAGCCAACGGCCATCGCCCTTCTGGTGACGGGAATGTTTCTGCTCATAGCCCGAAGAAATGCTATAGCCATGGTTATCGGCTATATCATGATGGAGAACGGAATTACTCTGTTCGGGGCCGGCTTGTCTGTCGGTACCCGCCATATTGTTGAATTCGGTATTCTGCTGGACGTCCTGGCCGGAGTTATGATCATGGCCGTGATCCTGCGTAACATTAAACAGACCTTTGACGACGTGGATACAGCGTTGCTCAGAACGTTAAAGGATTAG
- a CDS encoding NADH-quinone oxidoreductase subunit H, whose product MIQSILLWLAAILVAPFFSGLILKVKAFFGGKKGPPILINYYTLIKLFKKGSVYSNSTTFVFKLGPIISLAASVTVLLFLPIAGYKPVFSFNGDVIFVLYILGLGRFFTIAAAMDTASPFEGMGAAREAYFPIICEAAMFMILIFFYRFTGELQLSAYFAGSNTHNMWSSAGAPLLFIVISLFIILLTENSRVPVDDPATHLELTMIHEVMVLDHSGPDFGLIELGSFCKLMFYASIISRMILPLESIFFGFPMVMYIAGLLVVYISVGVTESVMARYRMDKVPQFVLTSFALAFFATIITLEFAK is encoded by the coding sequence ATGATTCAATCCATTTTACTCTGGCTTGCAGCCATTCTTGTAGCACCGTTTTTTTCAGGCCTGATCCTGAAGGTCAAGGCGTTTTTCGGAGGGAAGAAAGGCCCACCCATTTTGATCAATTACTACACTCTGATCAAACTGTTTAAAAAGGGATCGGTTTACAGCAACAGCACAACCTTTGTATTTAAGCTGGGTCCCATCATCTCCCTTGCCGCATCAGTTACTGTTCTCCTGTTCCTTCCCATTGCAGGGTACAAACCAGTGTTCTCCTTTAACGGCGATGTGATCTTTGTCCTGTATATTCTGGGGCTGGGTCGATTTTTCACCATTGCCGCCGCCATGGATACGGCATCTCCCTTTGAAGGCATGGGCGCTGCCAGGGAAGCGTATTTCCCGATTATCTGTGAAGCCGCCATGTTCATGATTCTGATCTTTTTCTACCGATTCACCGGAGAGCTGCAATTATCCGCCTATTTCGCGGGCAGCAACACCCACAACATGTGGAGTTCTGCAGGGGCACCGTTACTGTTCATCGTGATTTCATTGTTTATCATACTGCTGACTGAAAACTCCAGAGTTCCGGTGGATGACCCGGCCACCCACCTTGAGCTGACCATGATTCATGAAGTCATGGTTCTGGATCACAGCGGCCCTGATTTTGGTCTGATTGAGCTTGGTTCTTTCTGCAAGCTCATGTTCTATGCCTCCATTATTTCAAGAATGATTCTTCCACTTGAATCAATCTTTTTCGGATTTCCGATGGTGATGTATATTGCCGGCCTTCTGGTGGTCTACATATCCGTGGGCGTAACAGAATCTGTGATGGCCAGGTACAGGATGGACAAGGTACCACAGTTTGTTTTGACTTCCTTTGCATTGGCCTTTTTTGCAACCATTATTACTTTGGAGTTTGCGAAATGA
- a CDS encoding proton-conducting transporter membrane subunit has protein sequence MYYFFGSTLIVLLGGFLSLVFARQKTLARVAAVLFLSAGSLAGLIDAAGKLLNPVEVSFSIKYLDLFFLSFHVDSLSAFFLTAIFAVSLMSAIYSFHYMANEENGIKTGVNYFFFSVLIASMALVVTASNILTFMISWEFMSLSSFFLVIYSHEAAENRKAGYLYFIFSHVGAMFILAAFGLIYGYTGSFEFASLAEMPETIKILIFILSFIGFGSKAGVFPFHVWLPHAHPAAPSHISAVMSGVMIKTGIYGILRVYSILNLHSPVFGYITLIVGVVSGVLGVVYALGQNDIKRLLAYCSMENIGIILIGLGMGMIGAATGNPVIAVLGFTGGILHILNHAVFKSLLFMGAGMVLHQTGTRSIDALGGLLKGMKTTGTTFIIGSLAICGLPPFNGFVSEFLIYMGSFKAIPSGSISFAMSMLAIIALAVIGGLAIACFTKVVGVAFQGEPRTKAAENVKEHGLAMIIPMVLLAAVCVIIGVFSKVFIQMALNAVQALGIDCGSVSVAPIGQMTCNITLGALIFLVLVLIVMFVRSIYYKNKTVTSSGTWGCGFTQPTVKMQYTGSSYSGSIVEFFSAAAPVFEDHPPITGRFPLKTHYRSQVNDIAELHMNNAVVRPVFYLFDKLRWMQHGDIHLYIGYILLAIVLLLFVI, from the coding sequence ATGTATTATTTCTTTGGTTCCACATTGATTGTTCTGCTCGGTGGCTTTTTATCGCTTGTTTTTGCCAGGCAGAAAACGTTGGCAAGGGTCGCTGCCGTGTTGTTTCTAAGCGCAGGATCCCTCGCAGGTCTGATTGATGCCGCAGGAAAGCTTTTGAATCCGGTGGAGGTCTCGTTTTCCATAAAGTATCTGGATCTCTTCTTTCTCTCCTTTCATGTGGACAGTCTTTCCGCATTTTTTCTAACCGCAATATTTGCAGTGTCCCTCATGTCCGCCATTTACAGTTTTCACTACATGGCAAACGAGGAGAACGGCATCAAAACCGGGGTCAATTATTTTTTCTTCAGTGTCCTGATCGCCTCCATGGCGCTGGTGGTCACGGCCTCAAACATTCTGACCTTTATGATTTCATGGGAATTTATGTCCCTGTCTTCCTTTTTTCTGGTTATTTACAGCCATGAGGCAGCCGAAAACAGAAAGGCCGGGTACCTGTATTTTATCTTTTCCCATGTGGGCGCCATGTTTATCCTGGCAGCATTTGGGCTCATTTACGGTTATACCGGCAGTTTCGAATTTGCGTCTCTGGCTGAAATGCCTGAAACAATAAAGATCTTAATCTTTATTCTCTCCTTCATCGGATTCGGGTCCAAGGCCGGGGTGTTTCCCTTTCATGTCTGGCTGCCCCATGCCCATCCCGCAGCCCCCAGCCATATATCAGCGGTGATGTCAGGGGTGATGATCAAGACAGGCATTTACGGAATCCTTCGGGTATACTCAATTTTAAATCTTCATTCCCCTGTGTTCGGGTATATCACCTTGATTGTGGGAGTGGTTTCCGGGGTTCTGGGGGTGGTTTATGCCCTGGGCCAGAACGATATCAAGCGGCTTTTGGCCTATTGCAGTATGGAGAATATCGGGATTATTCTCATCGGTCTGGGTATGGGTATGATCGGTGCGGCAACGGGAAATCCTGTGATCGCTGTCCTGGGATTTACCGGAGGCATTCTCCACATTCTCAACCACGCGGTGTTTAAATCTTTGCTGTTCATGGGCGCCGGCATGGTGCTGCACCAGACCGGCACCCGATCCATTGATGCTCTGGGCGGATTGCTTAAAGGCATGAAAACCACCGGTACCACATTTATCATCGGCTCCCTGGCCATTTGCGGCCTGCCGCCCTTTAACGGATTTGTCAGTGAATTCTTGATTTATATGGGCAGTTTCAAGGCCATCCCCTCAGGATCAATAAGCTTTGCCATGAGTATGCTTGCCATTATCGCCCTGGCTGTCATCGGCGGTCTGGCCATCGCCTGTTTTACAAAGGTGGTCGGGGTGGCGTTCCAGGGAGAACCCAGGACCAAAGCTGCCGAAAATGTCAAGGAACATGGCCTGGCCATGATCATTCCCATGGTTCTGCTTGCCGCCGTGTGTGTCATCATCGGTGTATTCTCAAAGGTGTTCATCCAGATGGCCCTGAATGCTGTCCAGGCGTTGGGCATAGACTGCGGATCGGTTTCTGTTGCTCCCATTGGCCAGATGACCTGCAATATTACCCTCGGGGCTCTGATCTTCCTGGTCCTGGTCCTGATTGTCATGTTTGTCCGGTCAATATACTATAAGAACAAAACCGTCACATCATCCGGAACATGGGGCTGCGGGTTTACCCAGCCAACAGTCAAAATGCAGTATACAGGCTCTTCCTATTCCGGATCCATTGTGGAATTTTTCAGTGCCGCAGCACCTGTTTTTGAGGATCATCCGCCCATTACCGGCCGGTTCCCCTTAAAAACCCATTACCGCAGTCAGGTCAATGACATTGCCGAGCTGCACATGAACAATGCGGTTGTCCGCCCTGTTTTCTACCTGTTTGACAAGCTTCGGTGGATGCAGCACGGGGATATTCATCTTTATATCGGATATATTTTGCTGGCAATTGTATTGCTGCTGTTTGTCATATAA
- a CDS encoding radical SAM protein, whose product MRYEGPIYRPPSEADSLLIQATVGCPHNRCTFCTIYKNGPRFRIRSVKEIMEDIDSASQMYGPHVKTLFFPAGNTIAMKTDDLAAICIYARRIFPGLERITVYGSSQYIHKKGPKGLKQLADAGLNRIHVGLESGNDEVLRHVKKGVDAKRQIEAGQWVVDSGLELSLYVVLGLAGVTLTDPHADATANVLNQINPHFIRLRTFVPKINTPILDEVQSGHFKMLGPHGILKESERLIRQLEVTSYLASDHYTNYIDVHGKLPESKNLMLEQIQAAYQLPESQFRPFFIGDQ is encoded by the coding sequence ATGAGATATGAAGGTCCCATATATCGTCCCCCCAGTGAGGCTGATTCACTTTTAATTCAGGCCACGGTTGGATGCCCTCACAATAGATGTACTTTTTGCACAATTTATAAAAATGGTCCCCGTTTCAGAATCAGATCTGTAAAAGAGATTATGGAGGATATAGATTCTGCATCTCAAATGTATGGACCTCATGTTAAAACCCTGTTTTTTCCGGCAGGAAATACCATTGCAATGAAAACTGATGACCTGGCCGCCATCTGTATCTATGCGCGCAGGATTTTTCCGGGTTTAGAACGGATAACGGTCTACGGCTCGTCCCAATATATTCATAAAAAAGGACCAAAAGGACTGAAACAATTGGCCGATGCCGGATTAAACCGTATACATGTTGGCCTTGAATCCGGAAATGATGAGGTTTTGCGCCATGTGAAAAAAGGAGTGGATGCCAAACGTCAGATTGAGGCCGGGCAATGGGTTGTTGACAGCGGCCTGGAATTAAGTCTCTATGTTGTGTTGGGGTTGGCAGGAGTGACCTTAACCGATCCCCATGCAGACGCAACGGCAAATGTGCTCAACCAGATTAATCCCCACTTTATCAGGCTTAGAACCTTTGTGCCTAAAATCAATACGCCGATATTGGATGAGGTTCAGTCCGGTCACTTTAAAATGCTGGGGCCGCATGGTATTTTAAAAGAATCGGAACGGTTGATCAGACAGTTGGAGGTGACCTCTTATTTAGCCAGTGACCACTACACGAATTATATTGATGTTCACGGGAAATTACCTGAGTCCAAAAATCTAATGTTAGAACAGATTCAGGCCGCATATCAGTTGCCTGAGTCTCAATTTCGGCCTTTTTTTATTGGAGATCAATAA
- a CDS encoding OsmC family protein gives MKISGRNIGKLAFEINQDGYTYTLDAPESIGGEGRGPSPKGLLLSSLIGCTGIDVAMILDKMRVTIQDMEITAETELTDQEPSVFKEIILSYHITGNEKDEKKIKRAVSLSMETYCGVSAMLEKNSPVVPKIYLNGKEI, from the coding sequence ATGAAAATATCAGGCAGAAACATTGGAAAGCTGGCTTTTGAAATCAATCAGGACGGCTACACGTACACCCTTGACGCCCCTGAAAGTATCGGGGGTGAGGGCCGGGGGCCATCACCCAAAGGACTTCTCTTGAGCAGCCTGATCGGATGTACCGGCATTGATGTGGCCATGATTCTGGATAAAATGCGAGTGACCATCCAGGACATGGAAATTACGGCTGAAACAGAGCTGACAGACCAGGAACCTTCGGTATTTAAGGAAATTATCTTGTCGTATCACATTACCGGCAATGAAAAAGATGAAAAAAAAATCAAACGGGCTGTTTCCCTGTCCATGGAAACCTACTGCGGGGTTTCTGCAATGCTGGAAAAAAACAGCCCTGTGGTCCCTAAAATTTACTTGAACGGTAAAGAAATTTAA
- a CDS encoding NAD(P)/FAD-dependent oxidoreductase produces the protein MTEHIEHTEYSEIIIIGAGPAGLTCARILAQAGRQVVLIERKKQPGPKVCAGGITWNGFLRHVPQQILQRTFPEQHIITPWQHVYVREEQPIIATVDRAELGSWMSEKAIQAGARILTQTKALHISDDRVVVQSQNQRRDIRYSFLIGADGANSMVRRYLNLPARFVGVALNAMLPMRREAMEWHLCPRYFRHGYGWIFPHKDAISVGAYIESGKLSTQTLKCNLMDWAREQGIIIPPHMIRAGRINFDYCGHMFGRISLIGEAAGFASGLTGEGIYPAIVSARCVAHTLLGYKAQSGEIKNLIKHQQRHSRMLKLAGRHPILGGVLTNALILMLRMRLIRFNTLELTE, from the coding sequence ATGACTGAACATATTGAACATACTGAATATAGTGAAATAATAATCATTGGCGCAGGCCCCGCAGGGCTCACCTGTGCCCGCATCCTGGCCCAGGCAGGTCGTCAGGTGGTGCTGATCGAACGAAAAAAGCAACCCGGACCCAAGGTATGTGCCGGAGGAATCACCTGGAACGGTTTTTTGCGCCATGTGCCGCAGCAAATTCTTCAGCGCACTTTTCCAGAGCAGCATATTATCACCCCCTGGCAGCATGTTTATGTTCGGGAAGAACAGCCTATCATTGCCACAGTGGACCGTGCTGAACTGGGAAGCTGGATGAGCGAGAAGGCCATACAGGCAGGTGCCCGGATTTTAACCCAGACCAAAGCCCTCCATATTTCTGACGACCGGGTGGTCGTTCAAAGCCAAAATCAAAGGCGTGACATACGATATTCCTTTCTCATAGGAGCCGATGGGGCCAATTCTATGGTCCGTCGATATTTAAACTTGCCGGCCAGGTTCGTGGGAGTTGCCCTCAATGCCATGCTGCCCATGCGCAGAGAAGCCATGGAGTGGCATTTGTGCCCCAGATATTTCCGGCATGGTTATGGTTGGATCTTCCCCCATAAGGATGCAATTTCCGTAGGTGCCTATATTGAATCAGGAAAGCTTTCCACCCAAACCCTGAAATGCAATCTGATGGATTGGGCCAGGGAGCAGGGAATTATTATTCCGCCTCACATGATAAGAGCCGGGCGCATCAATTTCGACTATTGCGGGCACATGTTTGGCAGGATTTCTCTAATTGGTGAGGCGGCCGGCTTTGCCTCCGGGCTCACCGGCGAAGGGATCTATCCCGCCATTGTATCAGCCCGCTGCGTTGCTCATACGCTTCTTGGTTACAAAGCGCAGTCAGGTGAGATCAAAAACCTGATTAAACACCAGCAAAGGCATTCGCGTATGCTCAAGCTTGCCGGTCGGCACCCGATCCTTGGAGGGGTTTTAACCAATGCCCTGATTCTCATGCTGCGTATGCGCCTTATCAGATTCAACACTCTGGAACTTACGGAGTAA